Proteins encoded in a region of the Streptomyces sp. NBC_01298 genome:
- a CDS encoding roadblock/LC7 domain-containing protein, with protein MSQAAQNLNWLITNFVDNTPGVSHTVVVSADGLLLAMSEGFPRDRADQLAAVASGLTSLTAGASRIFEGGAVNQTVVEMDRGFLFLMSVSDGSSLAVLAHPECDIGLVGYEMALLVDRAGSVLTPDLRAELQGGLLN; from the coding sequence ATGAGCCAGGCGGCGCAAAACCTGAACTGGTTGATCACCAACTTCGTGGACAACACCCCAGGGGTGTCTCACACGGTGGTGGTATCCGCCGACGGCCTCCTTCTGGCTATGTCCGAGGGCTTCCCCCGCGACCGGGCCGACCAGCTCGCCGCGGTGGCCTCCGGACTGACCTCCCTCACCGCGGGTGCCTCGCGCATCTTCGAGGGCGGCGCCGTCAACCAGACCGTGGTGGAGATGGACCGCGGATTCCTCTTCCTGATGTCCGTCTCCGACGGATCCTCGCTCGCGGTGCTCGCGCACCCCGAGTGCGACATCGGCCTGGTGGGTTACGAGATGGCCCTCCTCGTGGACCGCGCCGGCAGTGTCCTCACCCCGGACCTGCGCGCGGAACTGCAGGGCGGACTTCTCAACTAG
- a CDS encoding DUF742 domain-containing protein, which yields MTTPGGHPYGGAQQPQGGHDQNRFNFPSAPSNRPAPEHDPASGQPYQRQPYQQPQQPYGRPQQQPGQSYRPSQQPPRGGRPPAPQAHNPLVRPYAMTGGRTRPRYQLAIEALVSTTADPARLQGQLPEHQRICLLCQEIKSVAEISALLSIPLGVARILVADLAEAGLVAIHQPGGDESAGGQPDVTLLERVLSGLRKL from the coding sequence GTGACAACACCCGGAGGACATCCCTATGGCGGCGCGCAGCAGCCGCAGGGTGGGCACGACCAGAACCGCTTCAACTTCCCTTCCGCTCCCAGCAACCGGCCCGCGCCGGAGCACGACCCCGCCTCCGGGCAGCCGTACCAGCGGCAGCCCTACCAGCAGCCGCAGCAGCCGTACGGCCGGCCGCAGCAGCAGCCCGGGCAGTCCTACCGGCCCTCGCAGCAGCCTCCGCGCGGCGGGCGCCCGCCGGCTCCCCAGGCGCACAACCCGCTGGTGCGCCCGTACGCGATGACCGGTGGCCGGACCCGTCCGCGCTACCAGCTCGCCATCGAGGCACTGGTCAGCACGACGGCCGATCCCGCGCGTCTGCAAGGGCAGTTGCCCGAGCACCAGCGCATCTGCCTCCTGTGCCAGGAGATCAAGTCCGTCGCGGAGATCTCGGCACTTCTTTCCATTCCTCTTGGCGTAGCCCGGATCCTCGTCGCCGACCTGGCGGAGGCGGGCCTCGTAGCCATCCACCAGCCCGGCGGCGACGAGTCCGCCGGCGGCCAGCCAGACGTGACACTGCTCGA